The proteins below come from a single Candidatus Chlamydia sanziniae genomic window:
- the groEL gene encoding chaperonin GroEL: MARIFKSRFEGLIALQRGVRTLAKAVTLTLGPQGCNVVIKKGKNPVLVTRNGATVAKEIVLADPFENLGIKLAREAAIKAVDYVGDGSTTVIVLIDALFSAGLKGVAIGLDPQEIRAGILLATEALIEELKKQRLPIQSSEDLIHIATIAANQNTATGIMIADALTKVGPEGIISISQDQGKIMSLEIVSGINFKSGYLSPYFVTRPETMDIFWENASLLLLDQNVFSLSKPFIDYLTLISAESSHPVIIVAHDFDKEVLATLVVNKLKMGLSLCAVKAPGFGEHRQAILEDLAILTGATLISDRLGSSLEQASLDILGYAHKVTITKESVVFLNGGGNSEAIENRVHYLRETIARNRSGYEIQELEKRLAKFVGRMARIQLSSETETEFQEEKNRFTAALRATKAALKEGIVPGGGVALLQAAASVQSSGALASGVAFGFDSLLLAVQAPLKILVQNCGKVPEATVHRILSQKNPYFGYNGIKDTFENLISAGIYDPFMVTTASLKYAVSVSCLLLTSSFFMADAPIELTTPSPPEDFFME, from the coding sequence GTGGCTAGGATATTTAAAAGTCGATTTGAAGGGCTTATAGCATTGCAGCGCGGAGTTCGTACTCTTGCAAAAGCGGTGACTTTAACACTAGGGCCTCAGGGATGCAATGTCGTAATCAAGAAAGGAAAAAACCCTGTTCTCGTAACTAGAAATGGGGCAACAGTAGCTAAAGAAATCGTTCTTGCTGATCCTTTTGAAAACTTAGGGATAAAACTCGCTAGAGAAGCTGCAATAAAAGCCGTAGATTATGTGGGGGATGGTTCTACAACAGTTATTGTTCTTATAGATGCTCTTTTTTCTGCCGGTTTGAAGGGTGTGGCTATCGGTTTAGACCCTCAAGAGATCAGAGCAGGTATTTTGTTGGCAACGGAGGCTTTGATTGAAGAACTGAAAAAACAGAGACTTCCCATACAGTCTTCTGAAGATCTTATTCACATAGCTACGATCGCAGCCAATCAAAATACTGCTACAGGAATTATGATAGCCGATGCACTTACAAAAGTAGGGCCTGAAGGCATCATTTCCATTAGTCAGGATCAAGGAAAAATTATGTCTTTAGAAATTGTGTCTGGGATAAATTTCAAAAGTGGCTATCTTTCTCCTTATTTTGTCACACGTCCTGAAACTATGGATATCTTTTGGGAAAACGCATCTCTCCTTCTGTTAGATCAGAACGTTTTTTCTTTGAGTAAACCATTTATTGATTATTTAACTTTAATTTCAGCAGAAAGTAGTCATCCTGTGATTATTGTAGCTCACGATTTTGATAAGGAGGTTCTTGCTACATTAGTCGTTAATAAACTTAAAATGGGTTTATCTTTGTGTGCTGTAAAAGCACCTGGTTTTGGAGAGCATCGGCAGGCAATACTTGAAGATCTTGCTATTCTTACAGGAGCCACACTAATTAGCGATAGATTGGGGAGCTCTTTAGAGCAGGCCTCTTTAGACATTTTAGGGTATGCGCATAAGGTGACTATAACTAAAGAATCTGTAGTATTTTTGAATGGGGGAGGTAATTCTGAGGCTATAGAAAATCGTGTACACTATCTTCGCGAGACAATTGCTAGGAATAGATCAGGATATGAAATTCAGGAATTGGAAAAACGTTTAGCTAAGTTTGTGGGAAGGATGGCCCGAATCCAACTCTCTTCAGAAACAGAAACAGAATTTCAAGAAGAAAAAAATCGTTTTACAGCTGCTTTACGAGCAACAAAAGCCGCTCTCAAAGAAGGCATTGTCCCTGGGGGAGGAGTTGCTCTGTTACAGGCTGCTGCAAGTGTTCAGTCTTCTGGAGCCTTGGCTTCTGGAGTTGCTTTTGGCTTTGATAGTCTTTTACTTGCAGTACAGGCTCCCTTGAAAATTCTAGTACAAAATTGTGGTAAAGTTCCTGAAGCTACTGTCCATAGGATACTTTCACAAAAAAACCCATACTTTGGTTATAATGGTATAAAGGATACTTTTGAAAATCTTATCTCTGCAGGGATTTATGATCCCTTCATGGTAACAACTGCTTCATTAAAATATGCAGTTTCTGTATCATGTTTATTATTGACTAGTTCTTTTTTTATGGCAGATGCTCCTATAGAACTGACTACACCTTCTCCTCCCGAAGATTTTTTCATGGAATGA
- a CDS encoding peroxiredoxin, which produces MTLPLVGKEAPNFIAQAVVDGKEKTVSLKDYLGKYVVLFFYPKDFTYVCPTELHAFQAVLEQFHARGAEVLGCSVDDIETHKQWLATEKKKGGIQGVTYPLLSDKSCTISKSYQVLKSEEGISFRGVFLIDRGGIVRHLVINDLPLGRSIEEELRTLDALIFFEANGLVCPADWHEGERGMVPNEEGLQSYFGTID; this is translated from the coding sequence ATGACTCTACCCCTAGTTGGAAAAGAAGCCCCAAATTTTATTGCGCAAGCTGTAGTTGATGGTAAAGAGAAAACAGTATCTTTGAAAGATTATCTTGGAAAATACGTAGTGCTGTTTTTCTATCCCAAGGATTTTACTTATGTATGTCCTACAGAACTTCATGCATTTCAGGCTGTTTTAGAACAATTTCATGCGCGAGGAGCTGAAGTTCTCGGTTGTTCAGTTGATGATATAGAAACCCATAAACAATGGTTAGCCACAGAGAAAAAGAAAGGGGGCATTCAAGGAGTTACCTATCCCCTGTTGTCAGATAAAAGTTGTACAATCTCTAAAAGTTATCAGGTATTAAAATCTGAAGAGGGCATTTCTTTTCGAGGTGTTTTCTTAATTGATCGAGGTGGTATTGTCCGTCACCTTGTGATAAACGATCTTCCTCTTGGACGTTCGATAGAAGAAGAATTACGTACTCTGGATGCATTAATCTTTTTTGAAGCTAACGGTTTAGTCTGTCCTGCGGATTGGCATGAAGGCGAACGCGGTATGGTTCCCAATGAAGAAGGACTCCAAAGTTATTTTGGAACAATTGATTAA
- a CDS encoding LysM peptidoglycan-binding domain-containing protein has product MRTVFAHGIGKPPPLQALLAEIEDATVRLSSHETEIAFLVERLDEQDTKLQKLSSTKPEQLAQKIHQLEVDQKTMAKTLAVLTASVKDVQATLQNKLQEIQKEYKILSQDLRLVRRSLLALVDGSTPGAYPDFSDAVPDYIYIVNPGDSLSKIAKKYKLSVTELKKTNKLDSDIIYTGQRLCLPTSKQ; this is encoded by the coding sequence ATGCGGACTGTTTTTGCGCATGGGATAGGGAAGCCTCCACCCTTACAAGCCCTTCTTGCAGAGATTGAAGATGCTACTGTACGGTTGTCTTCTCACGAAACAGAAATTGCCTTTCTTGTAGAGCGTCTAGATGAACAAGATACAAAACTTCAAAAACTCTCTTCTACAAAACCTGAGCAATTAGCACAGAAAATCCACCAACTGGAGGTGGATCAGAAAACCATGGCGAAAACACTAGCAGTATTAACAGCCTCGGTTAAAGATGTGCAGGCAACTCTTCAAAATAAACTACAAGAAATCCAGAAAGAGTATAAAATACTATCACAAGATCTACGCCTTGTGCGCCGTTCTTTGTTAGCCTTAGTTGATGGATCAACTCCTGGTGCTTATCCTGATTTTTCTGATGCTGTTCCTGATTATATTTATATAGTCAATCCAGGAGATAGTCTTAGTAAAATTGCTAAAAAATATAAACTATCTGTCACTGAACTAAAAAAAACTAATAAATTAGATTCTGACATTATTTATACCGGTCAAAGGCTTTGTTTACCAACGAGCAAGCAATAA
- a CDS encoding OmpA family protein, which yields MRMNYLLRLCSLLALFALPSCSHSCYDWDDACKDWRHTKKKHHPSFGFVPLYTEDDLHPSFVFEEYDSKEEQQYKTHAQATAFHNVTFATDSYTIKGEENLAILTNLVHYMKKFPKVTLYIEGHTDERGAASYNLALGARRANAIKECLIKQGVSANRLFTISYGKEQPLSPGHNELAWQQNRRTEFKVHAR from the coding sequence ATGAGAATGAACTACTTATTGAGACTCTGTTCTTTATTGGCTTTGTTCGCTTTACCTTCATGTAGTCACTCTTGCTATGATTGGGATGATGCATGTAAAGATTGGCGTCATACAAAAAAGAAACACCACCCGTCTTTTGGATTTGTCCCCCTTTACACTGAAGATGATCTCCATCCTTCCTTTGTATTTGAAGAATACGATTCAAAAGAAGAACAACAGTATAAAACCCATGCGCAGGCAACGGCATTTCATAATGTTACCTTTGCTACAGATAGTTATACAATTAAAGGCGAGGAAAATCTTGCTATTCTTACTAACCTTGTCCACTATATGAAGAAGTTTCCCAAAGTCACTCTTTACATTGAAGGACATACTGATGAGCGTGGTGCCGCTTCTTATAATCTAGCTTTAGGAGCGCGACGAGCTAATGCTATTAAAGAATGTCTCATCAAACAAGGGGTTTCTGCAAACCGCTTATTTACAATATCCTATGGGAAAGAACAACCTTTAAGCCCAGGACATAATGAATTAGCTTGGCAACAAAACCGTCGTACTGAGTTTAAAGTTCATGCACGCTAA
- the tolB gene encoding Tol-Pal system protein TolB, with the protein MLRRLLLGAFFYLGITELHARDIEVIVRAEHALIPVHISSAIDTQDPQLQKYLHTLTEIFSNDLALGDCLQPKMVKINQAFPGLGLSLQLSYPNLTIMLLQQSKTPRTLCSLCLSQNLASDRQHIHQVADKVHHMLTGIPGISAGKIVFSLSKSSFNQELKQGELWTIDYDGANLHPVSSEDSLSITPKWLDISTSSSYFYVSYKYGIPKIFLGSLENTEGKKVLSMKGNQFMPTFSAKKKLLAFVADTHGNPDLFLQSFSPSLGPLGYPQRLLNETFGTQGNPTFNPEGSKLVFVSNKDGRPRLYIMSLSPEPQTPRLLTKKYRNSSCPAWSPDGKKIAFCSVIHGVRQICIYDLSSGEDYQLTTSSMNKENPSWAIDSRHLIFSAGHPEESELYLLSLVTKKTRKIVIGVGEKRFPSWGAFSLQSTKRML; encoded by the coding sequence ATGTTACGACGACTACTTCTTGGTGCTTTTTTTTATTTAGGTATCACTGAGTTACATGCTCGAGATATAGAAGTCATCGTCCGCGCAGAGCATGCGCTCATCCCTGTACACATTTCTTCCGCTATAGATACCCAAGATCCACAATTACAGAAATATTTGCATACACTTACAGAAATATTTAGCAATGATCTTGCGCTTGGAGATTGTCTTCAACCTAAGATGGTAAAAATAAATCAAGCGTTTCCAGGTCTAGGTTTGTCTTTACAGTTAAGCTATCCCAACCTCACCATTATGCTTTTGCAACAGTCTAAAACTCCGCGTACATTGTGTTCTCTATGCCTCTCTCAAAATCTAGCCTCAGACCGACAACATATCCACCAAGTTGCTGATAAAGTACACCATATGTTAACAGGGATTCCTGGGATTAGTGCAGGGAAAATTGTTTTTTCCCTAAGCAAATCTTCTTTTAACCAAGAGTTAAAACAAGGGGAACTGTGGACTATAGATTACGATGGTGCAAACCTTCATCCTGTATCTTCTGAAGATTCTCTTTCTATCACTCCAAAATGGTTAGATATAAGCACAAGCTCTTCTTATTTCTATGTCTCTTATAAATACGGGATTCCTAAAATTTTCCTAGGTTCTTTAGAAAATACAGAGGGGAAAAAAGTCCTTTCCATGAAAGGGAATCAATTTATGCCTACGTTTTCTGCGAAGAAAAAATTACTGGCATTTGTCGCTGATACTCATGGCAATCCCGATTTATTTCTGCAATCTTTCTCTCCTAGTTTAGGTCCTTTAGGCTATCCTCAACGTTTATTGAACGAAACTTTCGGCACACAAGGCAATCCTACTTTCAACCCCGAAGGATCAAAATTAGTTTTTGTCTCCAACAAAGACGGTCGTCCTCGACTTTATATCATGTCCCTCAGTCCTGAGCCACAAACTCCACGTTTATTAACAAAAAAATATAGAAATAGCAGTTGCCCTGCGTGGTCTCCTGATGGTAAAAAAATAGCTTTTTGCTCCGTAATTCACGGAGTGCGTCAAATTTGTATTTATGATCTCTCTTCTGGTGAAGATTATCAACTGACAACTTCTTCAATGAACAAAGAAAATCCTTCATGGGCTATTGATAGTCGTCATCTTATTTTTAGTGCGGGACACCCTGAGGAATCAGAGCTTTATTTATTAAGTCTAGTTACCAAGAAAACTAGGAAAATTGTTATAGGAGTAGGAGAAAAACGTTTTCCCTCGTGGGGAGCTTTTTCCTTACAATCAACAAAGAGAATGTTATGA
- a CDS encoding inclusion-associated protein, with protein MNNIFPHVAIAIFFHGILVCLVCISPPLKKPPPLLPFKEKIVSLPLQLHASPSQHSSSLKLAQKTISEGPSQTLATAKARPLEKKQVSNIPPQQLTPALLPNSNIKENKRLSSVQLKTLSEVTETLTRHLDKNGTLFADVSLTSTPEFTHNSALLITQENELRELLHHYVVLPTQGEVRIKLVLTSSGTIQECTFLSTISEMDKQILTAQIQSVPFQNFLKKYKISKNISFHIKLISNEA; from the coding sequence ATGAACAATATTTTTCCTCACGTAGCTATAGCGATCTTCTTTCATGGCATACTCGTGTGCTTAGTCTGTATTTCGCCACCTTTGAAAAAACCTCCCCCACTTCTTCCATTTAAAGAAAAGATAGTTTCACTCCCTTTACAGCTCCATGCTTCGCCATCCCAACACTCATCCTCATTAAAATTGGCACAAAAAACAATCTCAGAAGGTCCATCGCAAACACTGGCTACTGCTAAAGCACGACCGCTTGAAAAAAAACAAGTTTCTAATATACCTCCACAACAACTCACTCCCGCTCTCCTACCTAATTCAAACATCAAAGAAAACAAACGCCTCTCTTCAGTTCAACTGAAAACTTTATCCGAAGTTACAGAAACACTTACACGTCATTTAGATAAAAATGGAACTTTGTTTGCTGATGTTTCATTAACTTCTACTCCAGAGTTTACTCATAACTCCGCGCTTCTTATCACCCAAGAAAATGAGCTTCGTGAGTTGTTACATCATTATGTTGTTCTCCCCACCCAGGGGGAAGTACGTATTAAGCTTGTTCTAACCTCTTCAGGAACTATTCAAGAATGTACATTTCTTTCCACTATAAGTGAAATGGATAAACAAATTCTTACAGCACAGATTCAGTCTGTTCCTTTTCAAAATTTCCTCAAAAAATACAAAATCTCGAAAAATATCTCTTTTCATATTAAACTTATCAGTAACGAAGCCTAG